A single Rhopalosiphum padi isolate XX-2018 chromosome 4, ASM2088224v1, whole genome shotgun sequence DNA region contains:
- the LOC132929965 gene encoding uncharacterized protein LOC132929965 codes for MAIMNNCFILLLAILGHRPGYIKADCVDNNSRTVQEGKTFIPGPDICTRCMCDNSVAKWCHPVLCTAPQDCKSYTTVGNICCEFNCLDETLKGDNINARSIASTVTAFLFFILIVFLINRLHKRNIMSNGEVFTDPNSLQMGEGVRGIGFISGYMNLPRPDLYYGDHATLHIPLWKTYYPRGDAPPPYDEAIALPHQIVPQQLNTLVDEVTAYHRTIPFTMTEVEQNIQPQTSGDPETEPTTNQPFLDDNQTNNDKYQCHDKITTISNDDFREECENCKHDQELAEGYDDIFPEPETMTLERRPQLLTHEHVADGIELRSSMTLPDNGRLRRPHVGNLKDKYRDGWFKETSLKENSTSDDDQP; via the exons ATGGCAATCATGAATAACTGTTTTATTCTGTTGCTGGCAATACTCGGCCATCGGCCAG GCTACATCAAGGCCGACTGCGTAGACAACAACAGCCGAACTGTTCAGGAGGGCAAGACGTTCATACCGGGCCCAGATATCTGCACTCGGTGTATGTGCGACAACTCTGTAGCTAAATGGTGTCACCCTGTGCTCTGTACTGCTCCACAG GATTGCAAGTCGTATACAACTGTTGGAAATATATGCTGTGAATTCAATTGTTTGGATGAAACTCTCAAAGGCGATAATATTAATGCCAGATCAATTGCCAGCACTGTAacggcatttttatttttcatattaattgttTTCCTCATCAACCGGTtacataaaagaaatataatgtcAA ATGGAGAAGTATTTACCGATCCAAATTCGCTTCAAATGGGCGAAGGTGTACGTGGAATTGGATTCATTAGTGGTTACATGAATTTACCTAGGCCTGATTTATATTATGGTGATCATGCAACACTTCATATACCTTTATGGAAGACATACTATCCACGTGGGGATGCACCGCCTCCATATGACGAAGCTATTGCATTACCTCACCAAATAGTACCCCAACAGTTAAATACACTAGTAGATGAAGTTACAGCTTACCATAGGACTATACCTTTTACCATGACTGAAGTTGAACAAAATATTCAGCCACAAACTTCTGGTGACCCCGAGACTGAACCAACTACCAACCAACCGTTTTTAGATgaca atcaaacaaataatgataaataccaATGTCATGATAAAATAACTACAATTTCTAATGATGATTTCCGAGAAGAATGTGAAAATTGTAAGCATGATCAGGAACTTGCTGAAGGATATGATGATATTTTTCCTGAACCAGAAACAATGACACTAGAGCGAAGACCACAATTATTAACTCATGAACACGTAGCAGATGGTATTGAGTTACGTTCATCAATGACCTTACCCGATAATGGTAGACTACGAAG GCCTCATGTTGGTAACTTGAAAGATAAATATAGAGACGGATGGTTCAAAGAAACTagtttaaaagaaaattcaACTTCTGATGATGATCAGCCATAA